One genomic region from uncultured Devosia sp. encodes:
- a CDS encoding NAD(P)-dependent oxidoreductase, with protein MTVIATTSPGFGRFGTAPARLAELGWEIIRGTDTSLPDGGLDLAQADFLITGLIPVDDSTLAKAPKLRAVLKHGVGTDNIDIPACTARGIPVLNTPASNSNAVAELAVAAMFSLARNVPAGHINMLDRKWVRMVGSEVAGKTLGVVGLGNIGKLLAQKAIGLGMRVVATDLYPDSHFAAVNAISLLALDDLLAQSDYVSLHVFGTQPLITAESSHSLNPRHAS; from the coding sequence ATGACGGTCATCGCCACCACTTCGCCGGGCTTCGGCCGTTTTGGCACCGCTCCCGCCCGGCTTGCAGAGCTGGGCTGGGAGATCATCCGCGGCACTGACACCAGCCTGCCCGATGGTGGTCTTGATCTGGCACAGGCCGATTTCCTCATCACCGGGCTGATTCCGGTCGATGACAGCACTTTAGCCAAAGCGCCAAAGCTCCGCGCCGTGCTCAAGCACGGCGTGGGCACCGACAATATCGACATTCCCGCCTGCACCGCCCGCGGCATCCCGGTGCTCAACACCCCGGCTTCCAACTCCAACGCCGTAGCCGAACTTGCTGTCGCCGCTATGTTTTCTCTCGCCCGCAACGTTCCGGCCGGTCACATCAACATGCTCGACCGCAAATGGGTCCGCATGGTCGGCAGCGAAGTCGCCGGCAAGACTCTCGGCGTAGTTGGCCTCGGCAATATCGGTAAACTCCTGGCGCAAAAGGCTATCGGTCTCGGCATGCGCGTCGTCGCCACCGATCTCTACCCCGATTCACACTTTGCCGCGGTCAATGCTATCAGTCTGTTAGCACTGGATGACCTGTTGGCGCAGTCCGACTATGTCTCGCTCCACGTCTTCGGCACGCAGCCGCTGATCACTGCCGAAAGCTCGCACTCGTTAAACCCACGGCATGCCTCATGA
- the pdxA gene encoding 4-hydroxythreonine-4-phosphate dehydrogenase PdxA → MSDIIGITMGDPAGVGPEISVKAVAEMSADDRARTRIYGNRETLEKARTALGVDIDLDGVVVDLPIEGGPLPWGKLDPRGGDAAFRFIEKAVRDSEAGEIGCIVTAPINKEALNLAGHHYDGHTGMLAHLTGQKTAWMLLASDRLKVIHVSTHVSLKTAIDRATPERILATIRTGNEHLKRIGYENPRIAVAGINPHCGESGLFGTEDDEQIVPAVAMAKAEGINVTGPISADTVYHRAYNGAFDLVVAQYHDQGHIPIKLVAFDTAVNVSLGLPIDRTSVDHGTAFDIAGTGKANHTNMNSAIAYARRLVSGK, encoded by the coding sequence GTGAGCGACATCATCGGCATTACCATGGGCGACCCGGCTGGCGTCGGCCCCGAAATCTCGGTCAAGGCCGTGGCGGAAATGAGCGCTGACGACCGCGCCCGCACCCGCATCTATGGCAATCGCGAAACGCTGGAAAAGGCCCGCACGGCGCTGGGCGTCGACATCGACCTCGACGGTGTCGTCGTCGACCTGCCGATCGAGGGCGGTCCCCTGCCCTGGGGCAAGCTCGATCCGCGTGGCGGCGATGCCGCGTTCCGCTTCATTGAAAAGGCCGTGCGCGATTCCGAGGCCGGCGAGATCGGCTGCATCGTCACTGCGCCCATCAACAAGGAAGCGCTCAACCTTGCCGGCCACCACTATGATGGCCACACCGGCATGCTGGCGCATCTGACCGGCCAGAAGACGGCCTGGATGCTGCTCGCCTCCGATCGCCTCAAGGTCATCCACGTCTCGACCCATGTGTCGCTCAAGACCGCCATCGACCGCGCCACGCCCGAGCGTATCCTCGCCACCATTCGCACCGGCAACGAGCACCTGAAGCGCATCGGCTACGAAAACCCGCGCATTGCGGTCGCCGGCATCAACCCGCACTGCGGCGAAAGCGGGTTGTTCGGCACCGAAGACGACGAGCAGATCGTTCCGGCCGTTGCCATGGCCAAGGCCGAGGGCATCAATGTTACCGGCCCGATCTCGGCCGATACGGTCTATCACCGCGCCTATAACGGCGCCTTCGATCTCGTCGTCGCCCAATATCACGATCAGGGCCATATCCCGATCAAGCTCGTGGCCTTCGATACCGCCGTCAACGTCTCGCTCGGCCTGCCGATCGACCGCACCTCGGTCGACCACGGCACCGCCTTTGACATTGCCGGCACCGGCAAGGCCAACCACACCAACATGAACTCTGCCATCGCCTATGCGCGTCGGCTCGTTTCGGGGAAATAG
- a CDS encoding fumarylacetoacetate hydrolase family protein, which translates to MPHPLTNLLLAHRASGTLLDGVADNLVPADAATAYQVQTETIAAIGPAGAWKVQPYPESGEPFTSPILKKDVYPSGAALKLSDYAGIAIEAEVAVTIGRDLSDKSDYSSDDLRDAVASLHLAIEVVASRFVDRKANPSLVGIADLQNSGAVIVGPALVTSKWPALSQQALSMLVDGEEVGSTSGNGSTENTLKSLAWLANHAAARGLPLKAGDVIITGARLGPLPLDGKEVVVNGPGFSSVSATFS; encoded by the coding sequence ATGCCCCATCCCCTTACCAACCTGCTGCTGGCCCATCGCGCCAGCGGCACCCTGCTCGACGGCGTCGCCGACAACTTGGTGCCCGCCGACGCGGCGACGGCCTATCAGGTGCAGACCGAAACCATCGCCGCCATCGGCCCCGCCGGCGCCTGGAAGGTGCAGCCCTATCCCGAAAGCGGCGAACCCTTCACCTCGCCCATCCTCAAGAAGGACGTCTACCCGTCCGGCGCTGCATTGAAATTGTCCGACTATGCCGGCATCGCCATTGAGGCCGAAGTCGCTGTCACCATCGGTCGAGATTTGTCTGACAAGTCGGATTATTCGTCTGATGACTTGCGTGACGCCGTCGCGTCTCTGCACCTCGCCATCGAGGTCGTGGCCTCGCGTTTCGTCGATCGGAAGGCGAATCCATCGCTGGTCGGCATTGCCGATCTGCAGAACAGTGGTGCGGTGATCGTCGGACCAGCCCTCGTGACAAGCAAATGGCCAGCATTGTCGCAGCAAGCTTTAAGCATGCTTGTCGATGGCGAGGAGGTAGGCAGCACGTCAGGCAATGGCTCGACCGAGAACACGCTCAAGTCCTTGGCATGGCTTGCTAATCACGCCGCAGCCCGTGGTCTGCCCCTCAAGGCCGGCGACGTCATCATCACCGGCGCCCGCCTCGGCCCGCTGCCGCTGGACGGCAAAGAAGTGGTGGTCAACGGGCCTGGCTTCTCCAGCGTTTCTGCGACTTTTTCCTGA
- a CDS encoding dihydrodipicolinate synthase family protein gives MNPARQLPVSGVFCASATPVLEDGSPDHAAFAAHCRALIEEGCDGVALLGTTGEANSFSLRQRQDLLEKVIAFGLDPQRLLPGTSQTNVPDSITLVKHAVEAGVKACVVLPPFYYKGVSDEGLFRFYAELIEGVGSNDLRVVLYHIPPIAQIGISLELTARLRDAFPGVIVGVKDSSGKIESMEAFAKAFDNFSVLAGADPFMLPLLRAGGAGCITSSSNLIGKHLRVVFDNWFDANQNDKVDAAQARINAWRDLSNAYVQLPTIKAMLAKRRSHAGWTRVRPPLVELTDAERDVVWGQMAKLEAEDHV, from the coding sequence ATGAATCCCGCTCGCCAACTGCCCGTCTCCGGCGTCTTCTGCGCCTCCGCCACCCCCGTCCTCGAAGACGGCTCGCCCGACCACGCCGCCTTCGCTGCTCATTGCCGGGCGCTGATCGAAGAGGGCTGCGATGGCGTCGCCCTGCTCGGGACAACCGGCGAGGCCAATTCCTTTTCGCTGCGCCAGCGTCAGGATCTCTTGGAAAAGGTCATCGCTTTTGGCCTTGATCCGCAGCGCCTGCTGCCCGGCACCTCGCAGACCAATGTTCCCGACAGCATCACGCTGGTGAAGCATGCGGTCGAAGCCGGCGTGAAGGCCTGCGTGGTCTTGCCCCCCTTCTATTACAAGGGTGTCAGCGACGAGGGCCTGTTCCGCTTCTATGCCGAGCTGATCGAGGGCGTTGGCAGCAACGACCTGCGCGTCGTGCTCTACCACATCCCGCCCATCGCCCAGATCGGCATTTCGCTCGAACTCACTGCCCGCCTGCGCGACGCCTTCCCCGGCGTTATCGTCGGCGTGAAGGACTCCTCGGGCAAGATCGAGAGCATGGAAGCCTTCGCCAAGGCCTTCGACAATTTCTCCGTTCTCGCCGGTGCCGATCCGTTCATGCTGCCGCTGCTGCGCGCCGGTGGCGCGGGCTGCATCACCTCGAGCTCCAATCTCATCGGCAAGCATTTGCGCGTGGTCTTCGACAACTGGTTCGACGCCAATCAGAACGACAAGGTCGATGCCGCCCAGGCCCGCATCAACGCCTGGCGCGATCTTTCGAACGCTTACGTCCAGCTTCCTACCATCAAGGCCATGCTGGCCAAGCGCCGTAGCCACGCCGGCTGGACCCGCGTCCGCCCGCCGCTGGTGGAATTGACCGATGCCGAACGCGACGTGGTCTGGGGCCAGATGGCCAAGCTGGAGGCGGAGGATCATGTCTGA
- a CDS encoding exo-alpha-sialidase has product MTPEDIAARMNGQLATGPDGRIEAFLPSPMVQNHAAFLEHLDDGSIACLWFGGTLEGKSDISIYASTLAPGAQSWSADVRLSHDPDRSEQNPVLWRNGNGVFQLFHTAQPSGNQDECLVRARVISVEDGALKGGEPRDIGLPLGSFIRGRFVRRKDGAWMMPVFRCISRPGQRWNGSHDTAAVAVSHDEGATWTLGEVPGSIGSVHMTIVPLDGDHMVAFYRRRQSDFVGRSESLDGGHTWSAPTMTDVPNNNSSINVIRLTDGRLAMVCNPTSAATSDDRRVSLYDEIEEGDDRPDASGGCAPIWGVPRAPLTLCISADGGVTWPLRRIVDNSTGTCLSNNSEDGRNKELSYPYLLEGQGGELHVAYTYFRRAIKYVRLPAGWIDGEHS; this is encoded by the coding sequence ATGACGCCGGAGGACATCGCGGCCCGCATGAATGGCCAGCTCGCAACCGGACCGGACGGCCGGATCGAGGCCTTCCTGCCCTCGCCCATGGTGCAGAATCACGCCGCCTTTCTGGAGCATCTCGACGATGGGTCGATCGCCTGCCTGTGGTTTGGCGGCACGCTCGAGGGCAAGTCCGACATTTCCATCTATGCCTCGACGCTGGCGCCGGGCGCGCAAAGCTGGAGCGCGGATGTCCGGCTCAGCCATGACCCGGATCGTTCCGAGCAGAACCCGGTGCTGTGGCGCAATGGCAATGGCGTGTTCCAGCTATTCCACACCGCCCAGCCCTCCGGCAATCAGGACGAATGCCTCGTCCGGGCACGCGTGATCTCGGTCGAAGATGGCGCGCTCAAGGGCGGAGAACCGCGCGATATCGGGCTCCCGCTGGGCAGCTTCATTCGCGGCCGCTTCGTGCGCCGCAAGGACGGCGCCTGGATGATGCCGGTGTTCCGCTGCATCTCCCGCCCAGGCCAGCGCTGGAACGGGAGCCATGACACCGCCGCCGTGGCCGTCAGCCATGACGAGGGCGCGACCTGGACGCTTGGAGAAGTGCCCGGCTCCATCGGTTCGGTGCATATGACCATCGTGCCGCTCGACGGCGATCACATGGTTGCATTCTATCGCCGCCGCCAGTCCGATTTCGTCGGCCGATCGGAAAGCCTTGATGGTGGTCATACCTGGTCGGCCCCGACCATGACCGACGTGCCCAACAACAATTCCTCGATCAACGTGATCCGCCTCACCGACGGGCGCCTGGCCATGGTCTGCAACCCAACATCGGCGGCAACTTCGGATGATCGCCGCGTCTCGCTTTATGACGAAATCGAGGAGGGCGACGACCGACCCGATGCTTCGGGCGGCTGCGCACCGATCTGGGGCGTGCCCCGCGCGCCGCTGACGCTGTGCATTTCAGCCGACGGCGGCGTGACCTGGCCGCTGCGCCGGATCGTCGACAACAGCACCGGCACCTGCCTTTCCAACAATTCGGAAGACGGGCGCAACAAGGAACTGTCCTACCCCTATCTGCTGGAAGGCCAGGGCGGCGAACTGCATGTCGCCTATACCTATTTCCGGCGCGCCATCAAATATGTCCGTCTCCCCGCGGGATGGATCGACGGAGAACATTCGTGA
- a CDS encoding NAD(P)-dependent oxidoreductase produces MNLARGEVVDLDAINAALDAGKLGGVALDAFVTEPPDWAHPILSQQRAVFTPHMGADTTESVERTSLMNIEDVATFLAGGQPTRILNPQVLEGKAE; encoded by the coding sequence ATGAATCTGGCGCGCGGCGAAGTCGTGGATCTGGACGCCATCAACGCCGCCCTCGATGCCGGCAAACTCGGCGGCGTTGCGCTGGACGCCTTCGTCACCGAGCCGCCCGACTGGGCGCACCCGATTTTATCGCAGCAGCGAGCGGTGTTTACGCCCCACATGGGTGCCGACACCACCGAGTCCGTCGAACGCACCAGCCTGATGAATATCGAGGACGTGGCGACATTCCTCGCCGGCGGCCAACCAACCCGCATCCTCAATCCGCAAGTGCTTGAAGGGAAAGCAGAATGA
- a CDS encoding iron-containing alcohol dehydrogenase: MSDHTLSMARPITLLQPARLEIGAGAIKKLGDWAAAYKRIFVVAMAPTVGFVDRIGLKGEVTTFTDIPPEPDLPAFETVLAAARAFKPDLVIGLGGGSVMDVAKLVAVLWDSEQSILDVVGVDKVAGRRSALAQVPTTSGTGSEAGIRSLVTNPETLAKLAVESRHMLADIAVLDPELTYSVPSAVTAATGVDALAHCVESFTNIKAHPLIDGYASLGIELVGKYLARAVKDGADTEARAGMMLASYYGGICLGPVNTAGGHALAYPLGTRLKLPHGLANAIIFPHVLAFNAPERPEKTAAVLAALGLPNHSDERIVLASTRDYCASLGVDMSLASHGAKADELSLWAEEAFAIKRLIDNNPRTLGLEDILSIYQSAL, translated from the coding sequence ATGTCTGATCACACCCTCTCCATGGCCCGCCCGATCACCCTGCTGCAGCCCGCGCGGCTGGAGATCGGCGCTGGCGCTATCAAGAAGCTTGGCGACTGGGCCGCTGCCTACAAGCGCATCTTCGTCGTCGCCATGGCGCCAACCGTCGGCTTTGTCGATCGCATCGGCCTCAAGGGCGAGGTCACAACCTTCACCGACATTCCGCCCGAGCCCGACCTGCCGGCCTTCGAAACCGTGCTGGCTGCCGCTCGCGCCTTCAAGCCGGATCTGGTGATCGGTCTCGGCGGTGGTTCGGTGATGGATGTCGCCAAGCTCGTCGCCGTGCTTTGGGACAGCGAACAGTCGATCCTCGATGTCGTCGGCGTCGACAAGGTCGCCGGCCGCCGCTCGGCCCTCGCCCAGGTGCCCACCACCTCGGGCACTGGTTCGGAAGCCGGCATTCGCTCGCTGGTGACCAATCCCGAAACCCTGGCCAAGCTCGCTGTCGAAAGCCGGCACATGCTGGCCGATATTGCCGTGCTCGATCCTGAGCTGACCTATTCCGTGCCCTCCGCCGTCACGGCAGCCACCGGCGTGGACGCCCTCGCCCATTGCGTCGAGAGCTTCACCAATATCAAGGCGCATCCGCTGATCGACGGCTATGCCAGCCTTGGTATCGAACTGGTCGGCAAATATCTGGCCCGTGCCGTCAAGGATGGCGCCGATACCGAAGCTCGTGCCGGCATGATGCTGGCCTCCTATTACGGCGGCATCTGTCTCGGTCCGGTCAACACCGCCGGCGGCCATGCCCTGGCCTATCCGCTGGGCACGCGGCTGAAACTGCCGCATGGCCTCGCCAACGCGATCATCTTCCCGCATGTCCTTGCCTTCAATGCGCCCGAACGTCCGGAGAAGACCGCTGCTGTCCTCGCAGCTCTGGGCCTGCCTAATCATTCCGACGAACGGATCGTTCTGGCCAGCACCAGGGATTATTGCGCCTCGCTGGGCGTCGACATGAGCCTTGCCAGCCACGGCGCCAAAGCCGACGAACTTTCGCTCTGGGCCGAAGAAGCCTTTGCCATCAAGCGCTTGATCGACAACAATCCGCGCACGCTTGGCCTCGAAGACATCCTGTCGATCTACCAAAGCGCCCTCTGA
- a CDS encoding ABC transporter permease, producing MTKMIGQRAIASLLSLLGLMILVFFLSRLTGDPAVLFLPIDATEQMKSEFRALHGLDLPLFEQFGRYVWDLLHLDFGESLRKARPAIDIVLEAYAWTLPLALITMSLVVVSAIVLGSLAAFKVGGFFDRLVSIVSLVGASAPDFWIAIVAIVVFALGLGWVPTSGVGTPLHWVLPIAVLFIRPFGLVVQVVRGSMLTALGSLYVKTARAKGVKNTPLIFVHTLRNGMLPVITVIGDQAAAMLNGAVIVETIFGFPGIGKLMIDSILQRDFNVVLAAIMVTALAIFIMNILIDIAYGLLDPRIRN from the coding sequence ATGACCAAGATGATCGGACAGCGCGCCATCGCCAGCCTTCTCTCCCTGTTGGGACTGATGATCCTGGTGTTCTTCCTCTCGCGCCTGACGGGTGACCCGGCTGTTCTCTTCCTGCCGATCGATGCCACCGAGCAGATGAAGAGTGAATTCCGTGCGCTGCATGGCCTCGATCTGCCCCTGTTCGAGCAGTTCGGCCGCTATGTCTGGGATTTGCTCCATCTCGATTTCGGCGAGAGCCTGCGCAAGGCGCGGCCGGCCATCGACATTGTGCTCGAAGCCTATGCCTGGACCCTGCCGCTGGCACTGATCACCATGAGCCTCGTCGTCGTCTCGGCCATCGTGCTGGGTTCGCTGGCCGCTTTCAAGGTCGGCGGCTTCTTTGATCGCCTCGTGTCGATCGTTTCGCTGGTCGGGGCCTCGGCACCCGATTTCTGGATCGCCATTGTCGCCATCGTGGTCTTTGCGCTTGGCCTCGGCTGGGTGCCGACTTCCGGCGTGGGCACGCCGCTCCATTGGGTTCTGCCGATCGCCGTGCTGTTCATCCGCCCCTTCGGCCTCGTAGTGCAGGTGGTGCGTGGCTCCATGCTGACCGCGCTCGGCTCGCTCTATGTCAAGACCGCCCGCGCCAAGGGCGTCAAGAATACGCCGCTGATCTTCGTCCATACCCTGCGCAATGGTATGCTTCCGGTCATCACCGTGATCGGCGATCAGGCTGCCGCCATGCTCAATGGCGCCGTCATCGTCGAGACCATCTTCGGCTTCCCCGGCATCGGCAAGCTGATGATTGACTCCATCCTGCAGCGTGACTTCAACGTGGTGCTGGCCGCCATCATGGTCACAGCGCTCGCCATCTTCATCATGAATATCCTGATCGACATCGCCTATGGCCTGCTCGATCCCCGAATCCGAAATTAG
- a CDS encoding Ldh family oxidoreductase: MTAQERYSPSQLQSFARQLFEAAGVEADKSAAIAKYLVEADLMGHTTHGLALASWYLQSVADGVMTKSGSPEVITDRGAAICWNGNRLPGAWLTSQGVALACQRAREHGTATVVIGNSHHIGALAAYLQDATSQGLMISIASSSPSGAQVAPFGGLKGLYTPDPVAHGIPTSKGPMLIDISASITTVNMSQRLTREGRVFEHEWLMDKHGSPSADPAVLKDGGTLLPTGGIDHGQKGYGMALHAEALTQGLAGYGRADAPKGTNAAVTIDVRDPQAFGGIDAFLRQTDWLAEQCRSNPPRPGVESVRLPGDAALRRRSKALEEGVVLYAGIMDELKISAAELKVVAPEPIG; the protein is encoded by the coding sequence ATGACCGCTCAGGAACGCTATTCACCGTCCCAGCTACAAAGCTTCGCCCGCCAGCTCTTCGAAGCCGCAGGGGTTGAGGCCGATAAGTCCGCAGCTATCGCCAAGTATCTGGTGGAGGCCGATTTGATGGGCCACACCACGCATGGCCTCGCCCTCGCCTCCTGGTATCTTCAAAGCGTTGCCGATGGCGTCATGACCAAATCGGGTAGCCCGGAGGTCATTACCGACCGCGGCGCCGCAATCTGCTGGAACGGCAACAGGTTACCCGGCGCCTGGCTCACGTCGCAAGGCGTCGCATTGGCCTGCCAGCGCGCCAGGGAACACGGCACGGCGACGGTCGTCATCGGCAATAGCCACCATATCGGCGCCCTCGCCGCCTATCTGCAGGATGCGACCAGCCAGGGCCTGATGATCAGCATCGCCAGTTCCAGCCCCTCCGGTGCCCAGGTCGCGCCTTTCGGTGGTCTCAAGGGCCTCTATACGCCCGACCCCGTCGCCCATGGCATTCCGACCTCCAAAGGCCCGATGCTGATCGATATTTCCGCCTCGATCACCACCGTCAACATGAGCCAGCGCCTCACCCGCGAGGGTCGTGTTTTCGAGCATGAGTGGCTGATGGACAAGCATGGCAGTCCCTCCGCCGACCCCGCCGTGCTCAAGGATGGCGGCACGCTGCTGCCCACCGGCGGCATCGACCACGGCCAGAAGGGCTATGGCATGGCGCTCCACGCCGAGGCCCTGACGCAAGGCTTGGCCGGTTATGGCCGCGCCGACGCCCCCAAGGGCACCAATGCCGCCGTGACCATCGATGTCCGAGATCCGCAAGCCTTTGGCGGCATTGACGCTTTCCTGCGCCAAACCGACTGGCTGGCCGAGCAGTGCCGCTCCAATCCGCCCCGCCCCGGTGTCGAATCCGTCCGCCTGCCCGGCGACGCAGCCCTGCGCCGCCGCAGCAAGGCACTGGAAGAAGGCGTCGTGCTCTACGCCGGCATCATGGATGAGCTGAAGATATCAGCCGCAGAACTGAAGGTCGTTGCGCCAGAACCGATCGGCTGA
- a CDS encoding ABC transporter substrate-binding protein gives MLKPILVGALLASTTIVPAFAQAADTDITVVLSEELDLVEPCMATRSNIGRVILQNISETLTELDVRGDEGLKPRLAESWEDKGDGTWQFKLRDGVKFSDGSDFDAEDVKHSFDRVFSDQITCESKRYFADTSLTFTVVDDLTVDVKAEPAQPVLPLLMSLVTIVPSETPMEFVRDPIGTGPYVMSEWTAGQQIVLDRRDDYWGEQPEVTKATYVFRSEPAVRAGMVAAGEADIAPQITAEVADNKATDFSYLNSETVYLRVDSQDEPTTDIRVRQAMNAAIDREAFIGTVLPEGTELAVAMVPPTTLGWNPDLSPPAYDPELAKQLLEEAKADGVDTSLPIEIIARTENFPNVTEVAEALTQMLVDVGFNATLRMVEVAEHEQYYSKPFPESEGTRLVLSQHDNSRGDPVFSMFFKYDSKGTQSGVNDPKVDDLIARASAATGDERAALWSELFAYVQKDIVADVLLFHMVGLSRVSERLDFTPTIATNQQLQLSEIGFK, from the coding sequence TTGCTCAAGCCGATTCTCGTCGGTGCCCTTCTGGCATCGACCACTATCGTTCCTGCCTTTGCGCAGGCGGCCGATACCGACATCACCGTGGTGCTGAGCGAAGAGCTCGACCTGGTCGAGCCCTGCATGGCCACGCGTTCCAACATCGGTCGCGTCATCCTGCAGAATATCAGCGAAACCCTGACCGAGCTCGACGTGCGCGGCGATGAGGGCCTCAAGCCCCGCCTGGCTGAATCATGGGAAGACAAGGGTGACGGCACCTGGCAGTTCAAGCTGCGCGATGGCGTCAAATTCTCCGACGGCAGCGATTTCGACGCCGAAGACGTCAAGCACTCCTTCGATCGCGTTTTCTCGGACCAGATCACCTGCGAAAGCAAGCGCTACTTCGCCGATACCAGCCTGACCTTCACCGTGGTCGATGACCTGACCGTCGACGTCAAGGCCGAGCCGGCCCAGCCTGTGCTGCCGCTGCTGATGAGCCTTGTGACCATCGTTCCCTCGGAAACGCCGATGGAATTCGTGCGTGATCCGATCGGTACTGGCCCCTATGTCATGTCCGAATGGACCGCCGGCCAGCAGATCGTGCTTGATCGCCGCGACGACTATTGGGGCGAACAGCCCGAAGTCACCAAGGCGACCTATGTGTTCCGCTCCGAGCCAGCCGTTCGTGCCGGCATGGTGGCAGCCGGCGAAGCCGATATCGCGCCGCAGATCACCGCCGAAGTGGCCGACAACAAGGCCACCGACTTCAGCTATCTCAATTCGGAAACCGTCTACCTGCGCGTCGACAGCCAGGATGAGCCGACCACCGACATCCGCGTTCGCCAGGCCATGAATGCCGCCATCGACCGCGAAGCCTTCATCGGTACCGTTCTGCCCGAAGGCACCGAGCTGGCCGTCGCCATGGTCCCGCCGACCACGCTGGGCTGGAACCCGGACCTGTCGCCGCCAGCCTATGATCCCGAACTGGCCAAGCAACTGCTCGAAGAGGCCAAGGCCGATGGCGTCGACACCAGCCTGCCGATCGAAATCATCGCCCGCACCGAAAACTTCCCCAACGTGACGGAAGTGGCCGAGGCGCTGACCCAGATGCTGGTCGATGTCGGCTTCAACGCCACGCTGCGCATGGTCGAGGTTGCCGAGCACGAGCAGTATTACTCCAAGCCGTTCCCGGAAAGCGAAGGTACGCGCCTGGTGCTGAGCCAGCACGACAACAGCCGCGGCGACCCGGTGTTCTCGATGTTCTTCAAGTACGACAGCAAGGGCACCCAGTCGGGCGTCAACGACCCCAAGGTCGACGACCTGATCGCCCGCGCCTCGGCTGCCACCGGCGACGAACGTGCCGCCCTCTGGTCCGAGCTCTTCGCCTACGTCCAGAAGGATATCGTCGCCGACGTCCTGCTGTTCCACATGGTTGGTCTCAGCCGTGTCAGCGAGCGCCTCGACTTCACGCCGACCATCGCGACCAATCAGCAGCTCCAGCTGAGCGAGATCGGCTTCAAGTAG